The Chelatococcus sp. HY11 genome includes a window with the following:
- the ptsP gene encoding phosphoenolpyruvate--protein phosphotransferase gives MRGALGGPRVLLRRLREVMAEPVSAQDRLDRIVVLIAANMVAEVCSVYVMRTDGTLELYATEGLKREAVHLTTMSSGEGLVGLIAREAEPLALPDAQVHPAYSYKPETGEEIYHAFLGVPILRAGNTLGVLVVQNKTHRVYHEEEIEALQITAMIIAEMIASGELQALARPGADIAIRRSFHQRGVALADGVGLGHVVLHEPRVVVKDLIAENVEGEVKRLEDAIAVMRADIDRLLERGDVAHHGEHRDVLETVRMFANDKGWIRRIREAVTTGLTAEAAVERIQSDTRAKILRQTDPYLRERLHDLEDLADRLLHVLAGAKRGATREDLPENAILVARSMGPAALLDYDRSRLRGLVLEEGGPSSHIAIVARALGIPAVSRVEGIAGLVEAGDAIIVDGGAGDVQIRPAPDIEAAYAEKARLRARRQEQYRSLRGIPAITRDGTTITLQLNAGLLVDLPNIVETGATGIGLFRTELQFMVSERMPSTSDQQTLYRQVLVEAGGTPVTFRTLDIGGDKVLPYMQAAEEENPALGWRAIRIGLDRPGLLRSQLRALLKAGSGYHLKIMFPMVATVEEFLRAKSMVGREQAYLRKYGHPEPESVSLGVMVEVPSLLFQLDEIASHADFLSVGSNDLLQFLFAADRDNKQVSDRFDPLSAPALRALRSIAETAGRHNCPVTLCGEVGGRPLEAMALIGIGYRAFSMTPASVGPVKAMLLELNVSELANTMTTLLGASEKGSLRPALAAFAAAHGLPVQ, from the coding sequence ATGCGAGGCGCTCTTGGTGGCCCGCGAGTCCTGTTGCGTCGTCTCCGCGAGGTCATGGCGGAGCCGGTCAGCGCGCAGGACAGGCTCGACCGCATCGTCGTTTTGATCGCGGCCAACATGGTCGCGGAGGTCTGTTCCGTCTATGTCATGCGCACGGACGGAACGCTCGAGCTCTATGCGACCGAGGGTCTGAAGCGCGAAGCCGTCCATCTCACCACGATGAGTTCGGGCGAGGGCCTCGTCGGCCTCATCGCGCGGGAGGCTGAACCGCTGGCCCTGCCGGACGCGCAGGTCCATCCCGCTTATTCCTACAAGCCCGAGACGGGTGAAGAGATCTACCACGCCTTCCTCGGTGTGCCGATCCTGCGTGCTGGCAACACGCTCGGCGTGCTCGTGGTACAGAACAAGACGCATCGGGTCTATCACGAGGAGGAGATCGAGGCGCTGCAGATCACGGCGATGATCATCGCCGAGATGATCGCCTCCGGCGAGCTGCAGGCACTGGCTCGTCCCGGCGCGGACATCGCCATCCGCCGCTCCTTCCATCAGCGCGGTGTCGCCCTGGCCGATGGTGTCGGTCTCGGCCATGTCGTGCTGCATGAGCCACGCGTGGTAGTGAAGGATCTCATCGCCGAGAATGTCGAAGGCGAGGTGAAACGCCTCGAGGACGCGATCGCGGTGATGCGGGCCGATATCGATCGCCTGCTGGAACGCGGCGACGTGGCTCATCACGGCGAGCATCGCGACGTGCTCGAGACCGTGCGCATGTTCGCCAATGACAAGGGCTGGATCCGTCGCATCCGGGAGGCCGTGACCACTGGCCTCACCGCCGAGGCCGCCGTCGAGCGCATCCAGTCGGACACGCGCGCGAAGATCCTGCGGCAAACGGATCCCTATCTGCGCGAGCGTCTGCACGACCTCGAGGATCTGGCCGACCGCCTGCTGCATGTCCTGGCCGGGGCTAAGCGCGGCGCGACGCGCGAGGATCTGCCGGAAAACGCCATACTCGTCGCGCGTTCGATGGGGCCGGCGGCGCTGCTGGATTACGACCGGTCCCGTTTGCGCGGCCTGGTGCTGGAGGAGGGGGGGCCTTCGAGCCACATCGCCATCGTGGCGCGGGCGCTCGGGATCCCGGCCGTCAGCCGCGTCGAAGGCATAGCCGGACTTGTCGAGGCCGGTGACGCCATCATCGTCGATGGCGGCGCCGGTGATGTCCAGATCAGGCCCGCGCCCGATATCGAGGCGGCCTATGCCGAGAAGGCGAGGCTGCGCGCGCGGCGGCAGGAGCAGTATCGCAGCCTGCGCGGCATTCCAGCGATCACCAGGGATGGGACGACCATCACTCTGCAACTCAACGCGGGCCTGCTCGTCGATCTGCCCAATATCGTCGAGACGGGCGCGACGGGCATCGGCCTGTTTCGCACCGAGCTGCAGTTCATGGTTTCGGAGCGCATGCCCTCCACCAGCGACCAGCAGACGCTCTATCGTCAGGTGTTGGTCGAGGCCGGCGGCACGCCGGTTACATTCCGTACGCTCGATATCGGCGGCGATAAGGTTTTGCCCTATATGCAGGCCGCCGAGGAAGAAAATCCGGCGCTCGGCTGGCGGGCCATCCGTATCGGGCTTGATCGGCCGGGCCTCTTGCGCTCGCAGTTGCGGGCGCTGCTCAAGGCGGGCTCAGGCTATCATCTGAAGATCATGTTTCCGATGGTCGCGACGGTCGAGGAATTCCTGCGCGCCAAATCGATGGTGGGCCGCGAGCAGGCCTATCTCCGGAAATATGGCCATCCCGAGCCCGAATCGGTTTCGCTCGGCGTGATGGTCGAGGTGCCGTCGCTCCTCTTCCAGCTCGACGAGATCGCGAGCCACGCGGATTTCCTGTCGGTTGGATCGAACGACCTCCTGCAGTTTCTTTTCGCGGCGGACCGCGACAACAAGCAGGTTTCGGATCGTTTCGATCCGCTAAGCGCTCCGGCTTTACGGGCGCTGCGGTCGATCGCGGAGACCGCGGGCCGTCACAACTGTCCGGTGACGCTCTGCGGGGAGGTCGGGGGGCGTCCGCTTGAGGCTATGGCCCTGATCGGCATTGGTTATCGCGCTTTTTCGATGACGCCGGCTTCCGTCGGTCCCGTGAAGGCGATGCTGCTGGAATTGAACGTATCCGAACTGGCAAACACCATGACCACGCTGCTTGGAGCCAGTGAGAAGGGCAGCCTTCGGCCAGCGCTTGCCGCCTTCGCGGCCGCGCACGGCTTGCCTGTGCAGTGA
- the prfA gene encoding peptide chain release factor 1, which yields MVPQDKLAAILQRHDILTATLAAGGDADDFVALSRELSELDPVVAAIRDFQAAARNAEDIEALLNDPTTDADMRTLAAEEQADADAAAEAAALALRLLLIPKDEADEKSAILEVRAGTGGDEAALFAGDLFRMYSRYADLKGWKVEILSESEGTVGGYKEVIAEIRGRGVFARLKFESGAHRVQRVPDTEASGRIHTSAATVAVLPEAEDVDIAIDESDLKIDTMRAQGAGGQHVNKTESAVRITHIPTGIAVVVQDERSQHRNRAKAMGVLRSRLYDIQRQQKDAARAADRRSQVGSGDRSERIRTYNFPQGRVTDHRIGLTLYKLDEMMMGTAMDEVVDALTAAHQAALLAEGE from the coding sequence ATGGTTCCCCAGGACAAGCTCGCGGCGATCCTGCAGCGGCACGATATTCTCACGGCCACGCTCGCGGCGGGCGGGGATGCTGATGACTTCGTCGCCTTGTCACGGGAATTGTCGGAGCTCGACCCGGTCGTTGCCGCGATCCGTGATTTTCAGGCGGCCGCCCGCAATGCCGAGGATATCGAGGCCCTTCTGAACGATCCCACCACGGATGCGGACATGAGGACCCTTGCCGCAGAGGAGCAGGCGGATGCGGACGCCGCAGCGGAGGCGGCCGCGCTCGCCTTGCGCCTGCTTCTCATCCCCAAGGACGAGGCGGATGAGAAAAGCGCCATACTCGAGGTGCGCGCCGGCACAGGTGGTGACGAGGCCGCGCTGTTCGCGGGTGATCTCTTCCGTATGTACTCCCGCTATGCCGACCTGAAGGGCTGGAAGGTCGAGATTCTCTCCGAAAGCGAGGGAACCGTCGGTGGCTACAAGGAAGTCATCGCTGAAATTCGGGGAAGGGGCGTTTTTGCGCGCCTCAAGTTCGAATCCGGTGCCCATCGGGTCCAGCGGGTGCCGGACACGGAGGCCTCGGGGCGCATTCATACCTCGGCAGCGACGGTAGCTGTGCTGCCGGAGGCCGAGGACGTTGACATCGCCATCGATGAAAGCGACCTCAAGATCGATACCATGCGGGCACAGGGCGCTGGCGGCCAGCACGTCAACAAGACGGAATCGGCCGTGCGCATCACCCATATCCCGACAGGAATTGCGGTCGTGGTGCAGGACGAGCGCTCCCAGCATCGCAACCGCGCCAAGGCCATGGGGGTACTGCGCTCCCGGCTTTACGACATCCAGCGTCAGCAGAAGGACGCCGCCCGCGCCGCGGACCGGCGGTCACAAGTTGGCTCCGGTGACCGTTCGGAGCGTATCCGTACCTATAATTTCCCGCAGGGGCGGGTTACGGATCACCGCATCGGCCTTACGCTCTACAAACTTGACGAGATGATGATGGGGACGGCTATGGACGAGGTCGTCGATGCCCTGACCGCGGCGCATCAGGCGGCCTTGCTCGCCGAGGGAGAATGA
- the prmC gene encoding peptide chain release factor N(5)-glutamine methyltransferase codes for MTPPASNWITPATTRGEARRLMADAFSTAGLDTPALDARVLLCKALEITALDLSTKPDVTIGPVAPLLAGMVARRLKFEPVARICGMQEFWGLPFALSGATLVPRPDTETLVEAALKVVREEGRADSRLRILDLGTGSGCILTALLSELPAATGVGIDLSPDAARVARQNAAMNGVGARAAFLAGDWASAVAAPFDFIVSNPPYIETADIECLAPDVRLHDPRLALDGGPDGLAAYWRVAAEAERLLRRDGHCLVEVGAGQAGDVGRLFGRYGLVNWVAIPDLAGIERVIHATPDRDTGDMHRSP; via the coding sequence ATGACGCCGCCCGCCAGCAACTGGATAACCCCCGCCACGACGCGCGGGGAGGCACGGCGTCTGATGGCCGACGCCTTTTCCACCGCGGGTCTCGATACGCCGGCGCTGGATGCGCGTGTGCTGCTATGCAAGGCGCTGGAGATCACCGCTCTTGATCTCTCGACGAAGCCGGACGTGACGATCGGACCAGTCGCTCCCCTGCTTGCAGGGATGGTCGCGCGGCGGCTCAAATTCGAACCTGTCGCCCGCATCTGCGGCATGCAGGAGTTCTGGGGACTGCCTTTTGCGCTGTCAGGGGCGACGCTGGTGCCGCGTCCTGATACCGAAACACTGGTGGAGGCCGCCCTTAAGGTCGTTCGCGAGGAGGGCAGAGCCGACAGCCGGCTGCGCATTCTCGACCTCGGCACCGGCTCGGGCTGCATTCTGACCGCCCTTTTGAGTGAGCTGCCGGCCGCCACGGGCGTCGGCATCGACCTTTCACCGGACGCCGCGCGCGTGGCGCGCCAAAACGCCGCGATGAACGGGGTGGGCGCGCGCGCCGCGTTCCTCGCCGGGGACTGGGCCTCGGCCGTGGCGGCGCCCTTCGATTTTATCGTCTCGAATCCCCCCTATATCGAGACGGCTGACATCGAGTGCCTTGCCCCCGATGTGAGGCTCCATGACCCCCGGCTTGCCCTCGATGGCGGGCCGGATGGACTTGCGGCTTATTGGCGCGTCGCTGCCGAAGCGGAGCGCTTGCTGCGTCGGGACGGACACTGCCTCGTCGAGGTTGGGGCGGGACAGGCGGGCGATGTGGGCCGTCTGTTTGGCCGATATGGTCTCGTCAATTGGGTCGCGATACCAGATCTCGCGGGAATCGAGCGTGTCATTCACGCAACACCCGATCGCGATACGGGCGATATGCACCGATCACCATGA
- a CDS encoding DUF4167 domain-containing protein → MRGRNRKGPNPLTRTYESNGPDVKIRGTAQHIAEKYAQLSRDAQASGDPVSAENYLQHAEHYYRLIAAAQAQFQQTYGTFPRAYDDERDEGEGAEEGGYGYGSQQPSDYGAPQPAYDEQPYAPAQPYQARQDRNDRQDRGERQDRGERQDRGERQDRGERQDRNDRQDRGERQDRGDRYERTERQDRGDRQARGERQDRGERQDRGERQDRGERQERNDRQERGDRQDRRERFRGPRRNDDAQPGETGANAQGVLPAFLTAPLRQSPEAVDETPEVVEAPAPVERPRGRAAAKTTAPKETAPKETAAKVEARAETPAAAEEAEAPAPRARRTRKVATVAPEAPATPAPRATRGRPKRRAAAEEDADSDESVLPLGD, encoded by the coding sequence ATGCGGGGCCGGAATCGGAAGGGCCCCAATCCTTTGACACGGACATACGAGTCCAACGGACCGGATGTGAAGATCAGGGGCACAGCCCAGCATATCGCCGAAAAATATGCGCAGTTGTCGCGTGATGCACAGGCCTCCGGTGATCCCGTATCGGCCGAGAACTACCTGCAGCACGCCGAACACTATTACCGGCTCATCGCCGCCGCGCAGGCTCAGTTTCAGCAGACCTATGGCACCTTTCCCCGCGCCTATGACGATGAGCGCGACGAGGGCGAGGGCGCTGAAGAGGGCGGTTACGGCTACGGCTCGCAGCAGCCTTCGGACTATGGAGCGCCGCAGCCTGCTTATGACGAGCAGCCCTATGCGCCAGCGCAGCCTTATCAAGCACGCCAAGACCGTAATGACCGCCAGGACCGTGGCGAACGTCAAGACCGTGGCGAACGTCAGGACCGTGGTGAACGCCAGGACCGTGGTGAACGCCAGGATCGCAACGATCGTCAGGATAGGGGTGAGCGTCAGGACAGGGGCGATCGTTACGAGCGTACCGAGCGTCAGGATCGCGGCGACCGGCAGGCTCGCGGCGAGCGCCAGGATCGCGGCGAGCGCCAGGATCGTGGTGAGCGCCAGGATAGGGGTGAGCGTCAAGAGCGCAACGATCGTCAGGAGCGTGGGGATCGCCAGGACCGTCGCGAGCGGTTCCGTGGTCCGCGCCGCAACGATGATGCCCAGCCGGGCGAGACGGGCGCAAATGCGCAGGGTGTGCTGCCCGCCTTTCTGACGGCGCCTCTGCGGCAGTCGCCGGAAGCGGTTGATGAAACGCCGGAGGTCGTCGAAGCTCCCGCACCGGTCGAGCGGCCCCGTGGTCGCGCTGCCGCGAAGACCACCGCTCCCAAGGAGACTGCTCCCAAGGAGACCGCGGCGAAGGTCGAGGCTCGGGCCGAGACCCCGGCCGCCGCCGAAGAAGCCGAGGCGCCTGCTCCGCGCGCGCGCCGCACCCGCAAGGTGGCGACAGTGGCGCCTGAAGCGCCGGCCACACCCGCTCCGCGGGCGACGCGCGGGCGCCCGAAGCGCCGTGCCGCGGCGGAAGAAGATGCCGACAGCGACGAGAGTGTGCTGCCGCTGGGCGATTGA